One Oncorhynchus keta strain PuntledgeMale-10-30-2019 chromosome 23, Oket_V2, whole genome shotgun sequence DNA segment encodes these proteins:
- the LOC118401708 gene encoding rhodopsin kinase grk7a-like: MCDMGGLDNLVANTAYLKAQGGDDKEMKKRRRSLSLPKPELCVAIRETVDKNFESLCERQPIGKKFFRQFLAATPEYINAAEFLDELNDWDLAEGADKDKQRTNMINKFCKDASKNFLTYLTAEIADKCKAVTDNDFDDVINVKVKEATREFLKGKPFTDYQTSPFFDKFLQWKEYEKQPISDKTFYEFRTLGKGGFGEVCAVQVKNTGQMYASKKLCKKRLKKKHGEKMALLEKQILEKVNSLFLVNLAYAYDTKTHLCLVMTLMNGGDLRYHIYYVSEKTKGIEMPRIIYYTAQICTGILHLHEMDIIYRDMKPENVLLDSFGQCRLSDLGLAVELPAGKTISQKAGTGAYMAPEILQDVPYRTSVDWWALGCSIYEMVAAYTPFKGPESGKQKVEKEEVQRRIINDEPPWEHKNFDAPTKAIIQEFLKKKTDERLGCKGGGEDPRKHEWFKAINFPRLEAGLIDPPWVPKPNVVYAKDTGDIAEFSEIKGIVFDANDEKFFKEIGTGAVAIPWQQEMIETGLFDELNDPNRKESVGGGDDEGKSGTCTLL; this comes from the exons ATGTGTGATATGGGGGGATTGGATAACCTTGTGGCCAACACGGCCTACCTGAAAGCCCAGGGTGGCGACGACAAGGAGATGAAAAAGCGTCGTCGAAGTCTGTCACTACCTAAGCCCGAGCTGTGTGTCGCCATCAGGGAAACTGTGGATAAGAACTTTGAGTCGCTCTGCGAGAGGCAGCCGATCGGCAAGAAGTTTTTCCGGCAGTTCCTGGCTGCTACCCCAGAGTACATCAATGCCGCTGAGTTTCTGGATGAGCTGAATGACTGGGATCTGGCGGAAGGCGCTGACAAGGACAAGCAGAGGACAAACATGATAAACAAGTTCTGTAAGGACGCCTCCAAGAACTTCCTGACCTACCTCACTGCGGAGATAGCCGACAAGTGCAAGGCAGTGACGGACAATGACTTTGATGATGTGATCAATGTTAAGGTGAAGGAAGCCACACGGGAGTTTCTGAAAGGCAAACCCTTCACGGATTACCAAACTAGCCCCTTCTTTGACAAATTTCTGCAGTGGAAGGAGTACGAGAAGCAGCCCATCAGTGATAAAACCTTCTACGAGTTCAGAACTCTGGGCAAGGGAGGTTTTGGAGAG GTATGTGCCGTACAGGTGAAAAACACAGGCCAGATGTACGCCTCCAAGAAACTGTGCAAGAAACGCCTGAAGAAGAAACATGGTGAGAAGATGGCCCTGCTGGAGAAGCAGATCCTGGAAAAGGTCAACAGCCTGTTCCTTGTCAACCTGGCCTACGCCTACGACACCAAGACCCACCTGTGCCTTGTCATGACTCTGATGAACGGCGGTGACCTCAGGTACCACATCTATTACGTCAGTGAGAAGACCAAGGGTATCGAGATGCCACGTATCATCTACTACACAGCACAGATCTGCACAGGCATCCTTCATCTGCATGAAATGGATATCATATACCGTGACATGAAGCCAGAGAACGTGCTGCTGGACAGCTTTGGCCAGTGCCGACTCTCTGATCTGGGTTTGGCCGTGGAGCTGCCCGCCGGAAAGACCATCTCCCAGAAG GCTGGAACCGGAGCATACATGGCCCCTGAGATCCTACAGGATGTCCCCTATAGGACGTCCGTGGACTGGTGGGCCCTGGGCTGCAGCATCTACGAGATGGTGGCCGCCTACACCCCTTTCAAGGGTCCCGAATCCGGGAAGCAGAaggtggagaaggaggaggtgcaGCGTCGCATCATCAATGATGAACCCCCATGGGAGCACAAGAACTTTGACGCGCCCACCAAGGCCATCATCCAGGAGTTCCTTAAGAAGAAGACTGATGAACGCCTGGGCTGCAA GGGAGGAGGCGAGGATCCCCGAAAACACGAGTGGTTCAAGGCCATCAACTTCCCTcgtctggaggctggtctgatCGACCCACCTTGGGTGCCCAAGCCCAACGTGGTGTACGCCAAGGACACTGGCGACATTGCTGAGTTCTCTGAGATCAAGGGCATTGTGTTCGATGCCAACGATGAGAAGTTCTTCAAGGAGATTGGCACGGGAGCCGTGGCCATTCCATGGCAACAGGAGATGATAGAAACGGGACTGTTTGACGAGCTCAATGACCCCAACAGGAAAGAGTCCGTTGGGGGGGGTGATGACGAGGGAAAGTCTGGCACGTGCACACTGCTGTGA